The proteins below are encoded in one region of Stieleria sp. JC731:
- a CDS encoding DUF2905 domain-containing protein yields MDPPCLIIVGIGGVWLLSPSIPWLGKLPGDIRIEGENFKLYFPVVTCIVVSLLLTGIM; encoded by the coding sequence GTGGATCCTCCTTGCTTGATCATCGTTGGCATCGGAGGGGTTTGGTTGCTTTCACCGTCGATTCCATGGCTGGGCAAATTGCCCGGTGACATTCGAATTGAGGGCGAAAACTTCAAGCTCTATTTCCCGGTTGTAACCTGTATCGTGGTCAGTCTGTTGCTGACAGGGATTATGTAG
- a CDS encoding endonuclease/exonuclease/phosphatase family protein, producing MMISRRQFCAAVGTTIAAANPCLFAADKKPKPLSVIAYNIYGLTGWPKQRTLAKKAVAEGQMAKRLTMELALYEPDIVNFSESPSEELTKEVAELLGMKHVRFPSGGNWPGTLLSKFEITESQNAPMRGQRPKEVFTRHWGRATVRLPSGESFIVHSAHLYPTADPEIRLKEIRAMIESMKPDLDAGKSMLLIGDLNHGPETEEYKLWIEAGWVDTFAKVGKGEGPTIKADIPKWRIDYVMAAGPIADRVTESRPLFEGAFRLNIDDKESFALSDHLPQFAIFGR from the coding sequence ATGATGATTTCACGACGACAATTCTGTGCAGCAGTCGGAACGACGATTGCCGCAGCCAATCCATGTCTCTTTGCCGCTGATAAGAAACCGAAACCACTGAGCGTCATCGCCTACAACATCTACGGCCTAACCGGCTGGCCCAAACAGAGGACGCTCGCAAAGAAAGCCGTCGCCGAAGGCCAGATGGCCAAACGCCTTACGATGGAATTGGCACTCTACGAGCCGGATATTGTCAACTTCTCCGAATCCCCCAGCGAGGAATTGACCAAAGAAGTCGCCGAATTGCTGGGAATGAAGCACGTCCGATTTCCCAGCGGTGGCAACTGGCCGGGCACGCTCCTGAGCAAGTTCGAGATCACTGAATCTCAGAATGCGCCTATGAGGGGCCAACGGCCCAAAGAGGTTTTTACTCGACACTGGGGCCGAGCCACAGTGAGATTGCCCAGCGGCGAATCATTCATCGTTCACTCGGCTCACTTATACCCGACTGCCGATCCAGAAATCCGATTGAAAGAAATTCGGGCGATGATCGAATCGATGAAGCCGGATCTCGATGCTGGAAAGTCAATGCTATTGATCGGTGATCTCAACCACGGTCCCGAGACCGAAGAATACAAACTTTGGATCGAAGCCGGTTGGGTGGATACGTTCGCCAAGGTCGGCAAAGGCGAAGGGCCGACGATCAAAGCCGATATTCCAAAATGGCGCATCGATTATGTCATGGCCGCTGGTCCGATTGCGGATCGGGTGACTGAATCGAGGCCGTTATTTGAAGGGGCGTTCCGTTTGAACATCGACGACAAGGAATCCTTTGCGTTGAGTGATCACTTGCCGCAGTTTGCAATATTCGGGCGGTAA
- a CDS encoding NAD-dependent epimerase/dehydratase family protein, translating into MKVALTGATGFIGRYIAKDLASQGHSLRCWHRPTSGTSGFDGIKNLDWIEGGLGEAESAKTLVEGCDAVVHAALYRPGSGFAGGEGDVIEFVEKNVVGTLKLIEAARSAGTGRFVTFSTCAVHDKILDDRLLDEAHPLWAKSHYGAHKAAIEKFVHSYGLGQGYPICAIRPTGVYGVSYPVERSKWYDLVCAIVRGETVDCSRGGKEVHAADVAKAVGILLTADGITGEAFNCYDRYVSEFDVAMIAKELAESSSQINGESRLPKNQIVTDKIRGIGMEFGRDELLRQTVAEMVEHAKQTIG; encoded by the coding sequence ATGAAAGTTGCACTCACCGGAGCCACCGGTTTCATCGGCCGCTACATTGCGAAAGACCTCGCCAGTCAGGGACACTCGCTACGTTGCTGGCATCGCCCAACGAGTGGCACCAGCGGATTCGACGGAATCAAGAATCTCGACTGGATTGAAGGTGGGCTTGGTGAAGCTGAAAGCGCAAAGACGCTTGTCGAAGGCTGCGATGCCGTGGTCCATGCGGCGCTCTACCGGCCAGGTTCCGGCTTCGCTGGCGGCGAAGGCGACGTGATCGAGTTCGTCGAGAAGAATGTCGTGGGGACGTTGAAGCTGATCGAAGCCGCCCGTTCTGCTGGGACCGGTCGATTCGTCACATTTTCAACGTGTGCCGTTCACGACAAGATTTTGGACGATCGCCTACTCGATGAAGCTCATCCGCTTTGGGCCAAGAGTCACTACGGCGCCCACAAGGCAGCCATTGAAAAGTTCGTCCACAGCTACGGACTGGGGCAGGGCTATCCGATTTGCGCAATAAGGCCGACCGGAGTTTATGGCGTTTCCTACCCCGTGGAGCGAAGCAAATGGTACGACTTGGTCTGCGCGATTGTCCGTGGTGAAACTGTCGACTGTTCACGCGGTGGAAAAGAGGTCCACGCCGCCGATGTGGCTAAGGCCGTGGGGATCTTGCTGACCGCAGATGGAATCACCGGTGAAGCATTCAATTGCTATGACCGCTATGTGTCCGAGTTCGACGTTGCAATGATCGCCAAAGAGCTTGCCGAAAGCAGCAGCCAAATCAACGGCGAGTCCCGGCTGCCAAAGAACCAAATCGTCACCGACAAAATCCGTGGCATTGGCATGGAGTTCGGTAGAGACGAATTACTGCGACAGACCGTTGCCGAAATGGTCGAGCATGCCAAGCAGACGATTGGCTAA
- a CDS encoding AAA family ATPase: MELSEIERTLGARFSNISRLGDNKSIFRCERTFADHPLSVFYFDASGTMAGEDFDPGRYQENLLAEDFYANTGPLQWSFYLIFILERELYETPAVRAVRRTVVQDDHFARKYVVPQDELRDFVDRALDVDGEITTSIGDVVDEWIKKLEPAGLSDIGRTPRTKLISRIKDGVPAPSVRSNRDASPVERDTLRGLQSLTISNYRRRPPEKTYSLRRVNLLAGPNGSGKTSFLEAIELVLCGRTEASGEEEATLYVDTIDSKSERYEPDNVAKYRKRDALWFGRSYRSGNELPKSFGRYVFFSSDAAYKLAYEENGEVLNQAFADLLLGGEATRIFERIQGLTKALGKEHQELARSLEQGRTELSELEAEVRGLEAKVSEADNLAKVQRALSADVGLSESLSSSDALNALSTAKRHLAHARRSADWLRSLSLKILTKDKERLETAISAIDGRRKAAASAKTLADELNSSLQTLREEAETVKAAAEILAILAGTPVEHLSAMETRLPELKERRGGLSRTRVRLIASAEHTDLGRKRLTEIVTNIDEAERELEGLKEQARDIERTISQLAKLRRALANTGAKILDLLPEEEDCPLCGQFHGRKVLEQKITEQEVKAPAERLLAATSKKIRSLETELGTLRDARDAARQALAYLNATVKADGVENLPLNEIAARLNGEVSRCDAEVKELDAVLQKATALEQNGFALDNVAEVFDRLSRLMEMEEADIETEKLDKRSARLLQSIASISEDRQKASRSAEAAENALQEAALDVFPGLREPKNVEDKAIAQIRSIDAATEELVAARQIIRVDDTDDATTLENRVTAHLEELRSAINFRTQLEENSATLEKYRTQIESLKLRLPAQKAKFKRVHEALVALDTLEAGSGLKDRLTEFLTRYKAAILRIFSQIHLPSEFSDISLDAGDGNEILLTREADGAVARLDQISTGQRAALAISVFLALNRSVRDRVGILMIDDPVANIDDLNSLAFLDYLRNVALNGTQVFFATADENLSELFQKKFALLGGEYFQTIHFSH; the protein is encoded by the coding sequence ATGGAACTATCTGAAATCGAACGCACCCTTGGTGCCAGATTCAGCAACATTTCGCGGCTGGGCGACAATAAATCAATTTTTCGGTGCGAGCGTACGTTCGCAGACCATCCCTTATCGGTCTTCTACTTCGACGCATCCGGCACGATGGCCGGTGAGGACTTCGATCCGGGTCGATACCAAGAAAATCTCTTGGCTGAAGACTTCTATGCCAACACGGGGCCACTGCAGTGGAGCTTCTACTTAATCTTCATCCTCGAAAGGGAATTGTACGAAACTCCTGCGGTCCGCGCGGTTAGGCGCACCGTTGTCCAAGATGACCACTTCGCACGCAAATACGTCGTTCCTCAAGACGAGCTGCGAGATTTTGTCGATCGCGCACTCGATGTGGATGGAGAAATCACCACCTCCATTGGTGATGTTGTGGATGAGTGGATTAAGAAGCTCGAACCAGCGGGACTTAGCGATATCGGCAGAACCCCTCGCACGAAGCTGATCTCGCGCATCAAAGACGGAGTGCCTGCCCCCAGCGTGCGAAGCAATAGAGATGCCTCGCCGGTCGAGAGGGATACGCTACGCGGCCTCCAGTCCTTGACAATAAGTAACTATCGTCGACGACCACCTGAGAAGACCTACTCGCTCAGGCGAGTCAATCTCCTTGCAGGTCCAAATGGCAGCGGGAAAACGTCTTTCCTCGAAGCCATCGAACTCGTACTTTGTGGACGGACTGAAGCGAGCGGCGAAGAAGAGGCAACGCTTTACGTCGACACGATCGACAGCAAGAGCGAACGCTACGAGCCTGATAACGTCGCAAAGTATAGAAAGCGTGACGCGCTTTGGTTTGGTCGTTCTTATCGAAGTGGAAACGAACTCCCAAAGTCTTTCGGGAGGTATGTCTTCTTTTCGAGCGACGCCGCCTACAAACTCGCGTACGAGGAAAATGGCGAAGTCCTCAACCAGGCGTTCGCGGACTTGCTACTCGGGGGCGAAGCGACGAGGATTTTCGAACGCATTCAAGGTCTGACGAAGGCGCTAGGCAAGGAGCACCAAGAGCTGGCACGTTCGCTCGAACAGGGCCGAACGGAGCTGTCAGAGCTTGAGGCCGAGGTGCGCGGACTCGAAGCAAAAGTGTCGGAAGCCGACAACTTGGCTAAAGTTCAGCGTGCGTTGTCGGCGGATGTTGGGCTTTCCGAAAGCCTAAGTTCCTCCGATGCGCTTAACGCGCTTTCAACCGCAAAGCGGCATCTTGCGCACGCGAGACGTAGCGCCGACTGGCTCCGCTCCTTGTCTCTCAAAATCCTCACTAAAGACAAGGAGCGTCTAGAGACAGCAATCTCTGCAATTGATGGCCGCCGCAAAGCGGCTGCTAGCGCGAAAACTCTAGCTGATGAGCTTAACTCCTCACTCCAGACTTTGCGTGAGGAGGCAGAAACAGTTAAAGCTGCGGCAGAAATCCTTGCAATCTTGGCAGGCACGCCTGTTGAGCATTTGTCGGCTATGGAAACGCGGCTGCCGGAGTTAAAGGAACGCCGGGGCGGCCTGTCGCGCACTAGAGTCCGCCTGATTGCCTCCGCAGAACATACAGACCTTGGGAGGAAGAGATTAACGGAGATTGTAACAAATATCGACGAAGCCGAACGGGAGCTCGAAGGACTGAAGGAACAGGCTAGAGACATCGAACGGACCATCTCGCAGCTAGCCAAGCTCCGCCGTGCGCTTGCGAACACTGGTGCTAAGATCCTTGACCTTCTCCCTGAGGAGGAGGATTGCCCACTTTGCGGTCAATTTCACGGGCGCAAAGTCTTAGAACAAAAGATCACGGAGCAGGAGGTTAAGGCCCCAGCAGAGCGACTCCTGGCTGCAACGTCCAAGAAGATTCGCTCCTTGGAGACGGAACTCGGGACACTGCGCGATGCTCGAGACGCGGCCCGACAGGCCCTCGCGTACCTCAACGCCACGGTCAAAGCGGACGGAGTTGAAAATCTGCCTCTCAACGAGATTGCTGCCCGCCTCAACGGGGAAGTCTCGCGGTGTGACGCCGAAGTTAAGGAGCTTGACGCTGTTCTACAGAAAGCAACCGCCCTAGAGCAAAACGGTTTCGCACTTGATAATGTTGCCGAAGTATTTGATCGTCTCTCGCGCCTCATGGAAATGGAAGAGGCGGACATTGAAACCGAAAAACTCGACAAGCGTAGCGCCCGGCTATTACAGAGCATTGCCAGTATCTCGGAAGATCGCCAGAAGGCCAGTAGATCAGCGGAAGCCGCCGAAAACGCTCTACAGGAGGCAGCGTTGGATGTTTTCCCGGGGCTTCGAGAGCCCAAGAACGTCGAAGACAAGGCGATCGCTCAAATTCGTTCCATTGACGCGGCGACCGAAGAGCTCGTGGCGGCCCGACAGATTATCCGCGTTGATGATACCGATGACGCCACCACACTTGAGAACCGTGTCACAGCCCACCTAGAAGAGTTGCGTAGCGCAATCAACTTCCGCACGCAACTTGAAGAGAATTCAGCCACACTCGAAAAGTACCGTACCCAGATCGAGTCTCTCAAACTCAGGTTGCCTGCCCAAAAGGCGAAATTCAAGAGAGTTCACGAGGCTCTCGTCGCCCTCGACACACTGGAGGCTGGGTCAGGTCTCAAAGACCGACTTACTGAATTCCTTACTCGCTACAAGGCCGCAATCCTTAGGATTTTTAGCCAGATTCACCTCCCTAGTGAATTCTCAGATATCTCACTCGATGCTGGCGACGGGAACGAGATCCTCCTCACTAGAGAGGCCGATGGTGCGGTCGCAAGGTTGGATCAGATCAGCACCGGCCAGCGAGCGGCTTTGGCGATATCAGTCTTCTTGGCCCTAAACCGCTCGGTTCGCGATCGCGTTGGGATATTGATGATTGACGATCCTGTCGCCAACATTGATGACCTAAACAGTCTGGCGTTTCTTGACTATCTTCGAAATGTCGCACTCAATGGAACGCAAGTCTTTTTCGCAACAGCCGACGAGAACCTCAGTGAGCTCTTTCAAAAAAAGTTTGCACTCCTGGGTGGCGAATACTTCCAGACGATTCACTTCAGTCACTAG
- a CDS encoding tyrosine-type recombinase/integrase encodes MSREQIKLGRPEKLPSGKVRWKKMFRGHPWKSKAFDQDSRRNRSLAWTDFVVWRETTRKKAEDELNEQDQKDPLREYLTTLLKDDIEFADLRGNEKQSKWAKDVLAIARKTDSAGLEELRELLKLPDPSEEPDHLLVAREMMRVAVEDKRIEDPEYQTSKLIEQWLVFRISDVKAGELTAGAMNNQRISLERFAKFCPNILHANEMKLMEFRASLQASELAKSTQRDTLITTKSFLEWCGDTARVIEPIRNLRKRGTGIKVPTKRMITIWSDSDVQDLLGNTPDRIRLFCLLILNTGAYESDIGTWTKDAFDPVERTLTFKRHKEKDEPNVPTVTYQLWDETVRLIKENESSHPSLLLSTTINTPLWRDFLNKDGRRSRKGMVGKNFRDLRKRLKKTNWGALDDLRKTAISKLDNHGEYARYAQYFAGHSPEGTTDRFYRKPSQEQFDDAVIWLGQQFNQTTTCYQ; translated from the coding sequence ATGAGCAGAGAACAAATTAAACTTGGAAGACCCGAGAAGCTGCCGTCAGGAAAGGTACGCTGGAAAAAGATGTTCCGTGGACACCCATGGAAGTCGAAGGCGTTCGATCAGGATAGCCGACGAAATCGCTCGCTGGCGTGGACTGACTTCGTTGTGTGGCGGGAGACGACTCGAAAGAAAGCTGAGGATGAGCTTAACGAGCAGGATCAAAAAGACCCGCTTCGAGAATACCTCACCACTCTTCTGAAGGACGATATTGAATTCGCCGATCTGCGTGGAAATGAGAAACAGTCCAAGTGGGCAAAAGACGTTCTGGCAATTGCTCGAAAGACTGACAGTGCCGGACTGGAAGAGTTACGGGAATTACTGAAGCTGCCAGACCCAAGTGAGGAACCCGATCATCTTCTTGTCGCTCGTGAAATGATGCGAGTCGCTGTCGAGGATAAGCGGATTGAAGACCCAGAGTATCAGACGAGCAAACTTATTGAACAATGGCTTGTCTTTCGGATTTCAGATGTGAAAGCAGGTGAACTCACGGCCGGTGCGATGAACAACCAGCGGATCTCCTTGGAACGGTTTGCGAAGTTTTGTCCAAACATACTTCACGCAAATGAAATGAAGCTGATGGAATTCCGGGCGTCTCTACAAGCGAGCGAACTTGCAAAAAGTACTCAGCGAGACACCTTAATCACGACAAAAAGTTTTTTGGAATGGTGCGGCGATACCGCAAGGGTGATCGAACCGATTCGGAATCTGCGAAAACGTGGCACCGGAATCAAAGTCCCCACAAAGCGGATGATAACGATCTGGAGTGACAGTGATGTGCAGGATCTACTTGGAAACACACCTGACCGCATTCGGCTTTTCTGCCTTCTCATCCTTAACACCGGTGCCTACGAAAGCGACATCGGAACTTGGACTAAAGACGCTTTTGATCCTGTTGAGCGAACACTGACGTTCAAGCGTCATAAAGAAAAGGACGAACCAAATGTTCCGACCGTCACCTATCAGCTTTGGGATGAGACTGTTCGGCTGATCAAGGAAAATGAATCGTCGCATCCGTCTCTGCTTCTTTCGACGACGATAAATACGCCGCTGTGGCGGGACTTTCTGAACAAAGACGGACGACGATCCCGAAAAGGCATGGTCGGCAAGAACTTTCGGGATCTAAGAAAACGGCTGAAGAAAACTAACTGGGGTGCTCTCGACGATTTGCGAAAGACGGCGATCAGCAAGCTCGATAATCACGGCGAATACGCTCGATACGCTCAGTACTTTGCTGGCCACTCACCCGAAGGAACAACTGATCGTTTCTACCGGAAGCCCAGTCAGGAGCAGTTTGATGACGCCGTGATCTGGTTGGGACAACAGTTCAATCAGACGACGACGTGCTATCAGTGA
- a CDS encoding macro domain-containing protein: MNVNVTKGDLLDQDVDLIVNSWNRNIIPWWFLLPQGVSGAIKKRGGTTPFKELAKHGPMPLGSAILTSAGKLPFKGIIHVAGINILWRASEQSIRDSVCNAIRIAEENGFLSIAFPLIGAGSGGFDQGRAIGIMLDETQNLESSLEVTVVEFAKR, from the coding sequence TTGAACGTCAATGTCACCAAAGGCGACCTGCTCGACCAAGATGTGGACTTGATCGTCAATTCTTGGAATCGGAACATCATTCCGTGGTGGTTCTTGCTTCCTCAAGGCGTCTCGGGTGCGATCAAGAAGCGTGGTGGCACCACACCATTCAAGGAACTGGCGAAGCACGGGCCGATGCCACTGGGCTCAGCAATATTGACCTCAGCGGGGAAGCTCCCGTTCAAAGGCATCATCCACGTCGCCGGAATCAACATTTTGTGGCGGGCCTCAGAACAGTCGATCCGTGATTCTGTTTGCAATGCAATCAGGATTGCTGAAGAGAATGGCTTTCTATCCATCGCCTTCCCCCTGATCGGAGCCGGTTCTGGTGGCTTCGATCAGGGGAGGGCAATAGGAATCATGCTGGACGAGACGCAAAACTTGGAATCGTCTCTGGAAGTGACGGTTGTTGAGTTCGCAAAACGATGA
- a CDS encoding HEPN domain-containing protein produces MSIAGKSVRDLRRRWKPHKERLNAGRSGHPTTVRFHRACSWLQRAEQADGSDDLDLVLMSQWIAFNALYGQWDEGAKEPVSDHVCWRHFVDRILSLDKDKIVTDVLMDNKPLVMTIFDDEYLSRYFWREPNDKRAKRSRKTKFDARTWYLEGCWTLILDRLIVRVYLLRCQLVHGAATYNSRLNRRSIRRSSQMMDHLIRSFLLVWINQGADEDWGIMCYPPMSLMSSVR; encoded by the coding sequence ATGAGTATTGCAGGAAAATCGGTTCGAGACCTACGGCGACGATGGAAACCGCACAAGGAGCGATTGAACGCAGGACGGTCGGGGCACCCAACGACCGTCCGGTTTCATCGAGCCTGTAGTTGGTTGCAACGGGCGGAGCAGGCGGATGGAAGTGACGATCTCGATTTGGTGTTGATGAGCCAATGGATTGCATTCAATGCCCTCTACGGCCAATGGGATGAGGGGGCAAAGGAGCCGGTTTCCGATCATGTTTGCTGGCGGCATTTTGTTGACAGAATACTGTCGCTCGACAAAGACAAAATCGTCACCGATGTTTTGATGGACAATAAACCTCTCGTCATGACGATCTTTGACGACGAGTATCTGAGCAGATACTTCTGGCGGGAACCGAATGACAAGCGGGCAAAACGATCACGGAAAACCAAGTTTGACGCTCGGACGTGGTACTTGGAAGGGTGCTGGACGCTGATTCTTGATCGCTTGATTGTGCGGGTATATCTGCTGCGATGCCAACTCGTCCATGGGGCCGCAACTTACAACAGCCGACTCAATCGCAGGTCAATCCGACGTAGCTCCCAGATGATGGATCATCTAATCCGATCTTTCCTTCTCGTTTGGATTAACCAAGGTGCCGACGAAGATTGGGGAATCATGTGCTATCCGCCGATGAGCTTGATGAGTTCGGTGCGTTGA
- a CDS encoding helix-turn-helix domain-containing protein, producing the protein MLQNKGLSQKEVAAETGLPYDWLRKVSSKGLTRIEKRNEAQLKALCQFLGVDPIEKLWINDLVGATDEAALYAAKVTEIFAKLGSGDDSANESVADLIKMIDGMHNRTVQHKETPAKKTVSREEAIDYPAKLRVVSRSASKEYRALLDEMYPIIDTMFDREQSRQIRLAFREDHADEYEKWLDHFQSKEMFELAIGVALSTHPQAEVIDWLLEHDAPASTRQFHFSLVSLLKTELDASSSLKEIFRKGLRSTSKPTKPKPTHEEKDFDWSQCDHAYSDYDWSQVREKHDRRCDS; encoded by the coding sequence TTGCTCCAAAACAAGGGGCTTTCGCAGAAGGAAGTCGCCGCTGAAACGGGACTGCCGTATGACTGGCTGCGGAAGGTGTCGTCGAAGGGACTCACACGAATTGAGAAGCGGAACGAAGCTCAGCTAAAAGCACTCTGCCAGTTCCTCGGAGTCGATCCAATCGAAAAGCTGTGGATCAACGATCTTGTTGGGGCGACCGATGAAGCTGCCCTCTACGCCGCAAAGGTAACAGAGATTTTTGCGAAGTTGGGCTCAGGTGATGATTCAGCAAATGAGTCAGTCGCTGATCTGATCAAAATGATCGACGGGATGCACAATCGGACGGTGCAGCACAAGGAGACTCCAGCAAAGAAGACAGTCAGCAGAGAAGAAGCAATCGACTACCCAGCCAAACTGCGTGTGGTATCGAGATCAGCTTCCAAGGAATACCGAGCCTTGCTGGACGAGATGTATCCGATCATCGACACCATGTTTGATCGAGAACAAAGCAGACAAATTCGACTTGCGTTTCGTGAAGACCACGCCGACGAATACGAGAAATGGCTGGACCACTTCCAGTCGAAAGAGATGTTCGAACTTGCCATCGGTGTCGCTCTTTCTACGCACCCTCAAGCTGAAGTTATCGATTGGCTCCTAGAGCATGATGCCCCGGCTTCAACTCGGCAATTCCATTTCAGTCTTGTATCTCTGCTCAAGACAGAACTCGACGCCAGTTCCAGTCTGAAAGAAATCTTTCGGAAGGGCTTGCGTTCGACGAGCAAGCCGACCAAGCCAAAACCAACACACGAAGAGAAAGATTTCGACTGGTCACAATGTGATCATGCTTATTCGGACTATGACTGGTCACAGGTTAGAGAAAAGCATGATCGAAGGTGTGATTCGTAG
- a CDS encoding helix-turn-helix domain-containing protein, whose amino-acid sequence MNDDDSDQVLERLQQTVGAETLLSVLPQSLVKRSLQLRSVTDLADELAVPYETLRSRIETGLVPEPEMRLGRRAFFTAEQVRTIKRNSSR is encoded by the coding sequence ATGAACGACGACGATTCAGATCAGGTATTAGAGCGACTTCAACAAACGGTTGGAGCAGAAACGCTTTTGAGTGTGCTACCGCAATCGCTCGTTAAGCGTTCGTTGCAGTTACGATCCGTCACTGACCTAGCGGATGAGCTTGCTGTTCCATACGAGACGTTGCGTTCTCGTATAGAAACCGGACTCGTGCCGGAACCAGAGATGCGATTGGGTCGTCGTGCGTTCTTCACCGCTGAACAGGTCCGAACGATCAAACGCAATTCGAGTCGTTGA
- a CDS encoding helix-turn-helix domain-containing protein — MPDSIEPFLTPSEIAKLLKVSPETVIGWIRNGELRAVNVGSGTRRSRFRVSRENLDEFLCLREVQPPAPRQRRRRRTESTQGGPIDPVEGKKLAKQGLAREISGKYYRVVNGVTQWV, encoded by the coding sequence GTGCCGGATTCAATAGAACCATTCCTGACCCCATCTGAGATTGCGAAGCTGCTCAAGGTCTCCCCTGAAACCGTGATCGGTTGGATTCGCAACGGGGAACTTCGAGCGGTAAATGTCGGCAGCGGAACTAGGCGATCAAGGTTCCGGGTCAGCAGGGAAAATCTCGATGAATTCTTGTGCTTGAGAGAAGTACAACCTCCCGCTCCAAGGCAAAGAAGGCGGCGAAGAACAGAATCAACTCAAGGAGGACCAATTGACCCCGTTGAAGGAAAGAAACTGGCAAAGCAGGGGTTGGCAAGAGAGATTAGCGGCAAGTATTACCGAGTCGTGAATGGCGTAACCCAGTGGGTTTGA
- a CDS encoding DUF2997 domain-containing protein → MTKIIEVIVSPTGDAKVGTKGFAGAECRDASAFIEKAIGTRQCETLTAEYHRQQTHQTNREQA, encoded by the coding sequence ATGACCAAGATCATCGAAGTGATTGTGTCACCGACTGGGGACGCAAAAGTTGGAACAAAAGGCTTTGCCGGTGCTGAGTGCCGGGACGCCAGCGCGTTCATCGAAAAGGCGATTGGAACCCGGCAATGCGAAACGCTGACCGCCGAGTACCATCGTCAGCAAACGCATCAAACGAACAGGGAGCAGGCTTAG
- a CDS encoding HNH endonuclease, with protein MPKTIPDGLTKDHVLLALKDLDEGIQHEFGDATGYQLVHEGKAYAPKAVVGIAFRHLTGTILDHGEFSGGEKKGQANYVLRGLGFSVEPIQPATSDAFITSRGYSIPEDWEEFEQAFWFNMWQKRMWPYYEVEAGHMLFWYDSQSQRIVWKSVVSDLDKFEYERKQDLRDRLIERFGEDPATDPYYADKAEKGYCIAFKVTPLQKVELPKPDGFKFPQGGWLRGNDEAAKEWLSLVANLDGLFSDEIQTVSSNLAAEGYFDPTDATDERQRRLREIVQRRGQPQFRKELLKAYGERCAVTGCDVVQALEAAHIRPFLGDQSNHVTNGVLLRADIHTLFDLQMIGVEPGTLKVKISDSLVGSSFEELNGRALSVPSNEALRPSEAAIEARWKIFEETQ; from the coding sequence ATGCCTAAAACAATCCCTGACGGACTGACCAAGGATCATGTGCTCCTCGCTCTGAAAGATCTGGATGAGGGAATCCAACATGAATTTGGTGATGCGACTGGATACCAACTCGTCCATGAAGGCAAAGCATACGCACCAAAGGCTGTTGTGGGAATTGCATTTCGCCATTTGACCGGCACCATACTCGACCACGGTGAGTTCAGCGGCGGCGAAAAGAAGGGTCAAGCGAACTACGTTCTTCGAGGTCTAGGCTTCTCCGTCGAACCAATCCAGCCAGCCACGTCCGACGCCTTCATCACGAGTCGTGGCTATTCGATCCCCGAAGACTGGGAGGAGTTTGAACAGGCGTTCTGGTTCAACATGTGGCAGAAACGCATGTGGCCATACTACGAGGTCGAAGCCGGGCATATGCTGTTTTGGTACGACTCGCAGTCTCAACGTATTGTCTGGAAATCAGTGGTCAGCGATCTTGACAAGTTCGAGTATGAGAGGAAGCAAGACTTGCGTGACCGTCTAATTGAACGATTTGGAGAAGATCCGGCGACAGATCCCTATTACGCTGACAAGGCAGAAAAGGGCTACTGCATTGCGTTCAAGGTGACGCCGCTACAAAAGGTAGAACTGCCGAAGCCGGATGGTTTCAAATTCCCGCAGGGTGGTTGGCTTCGGGGAAATGACGAAGCCGCCAAGGAGTGGCTGTCGCTTGTTGCGAACCTCGATGGATTATTTTCCGACGAGATTCAGACCGTCTCGTCCAATCTGGCTGCAGAAGGATACTTTGATCCCACCGACGCTACAGACGAACGGCAGCGCAGGCTCCGTGAGATTGTCCAACGGCGAGGCCAGCCTCAGTTCCGAAAAGAGTTGCTGAAAGCGTATGGAGAGCGATGTGCAGTTACGGGTTGTGATGTGGTTCAGGCTTTGGAGGCCGCACATATTCGTCCGTTCTTAGGCGACCAATCGAATCACGTCACGAACGGTGTCTTGCTCCGTGCGGACATTCACACGTTGTTTGACCTGCAAATGATTGGCGTCGAACCCGGCACCCTAAAGGTTAAAATATCGGACTCGCTGGTCGGATCTTCCTTTGAAGAATTGAACGGACGTGCCCTGTCAGTACCAAGCAACGAAGCCTTGAGACCCTCGGAAGCCGCAATCGAAGCCCGGTGGAAGATCTTCGAGGAGACACAGTAA